One window of the Triticum dicoccoides isolate Atlit2015 ecotype Zavitan chromosome 3B, WEW_v2.0, whole genome shotgun sequence genome contains the following:
- the LOC119274445 gene encoding uncharacterized lipoprotein syc1174_c-like — translation MALHLARPFLPAGLPPPPRRRPPPRPHSLRPTADARSPSFRRPYTSVLVVPTGVGAAVGGFAGDALPVARALAAVADCVISHPNVLNAAMLYWPMPNTLYVEGYALDRFAEGAWALQPVHQNKVGLVLDSGIEEELRLRHLQVADAARASLGLPVVEYTVTDAPLEIKMWFDPKCGKSTGSVGNSGSLLRAVDALVNQAGVNAVAVVARFPDDDPEDSDCYREGKGVDLLAGVEAIISHLIVKEFKIPAAHAPAVLPPPLSPSVSPRSAAEEIGYTFLPCVLAGLSTAPQYVTRRQGTLDSGCIVASDVDSVILPRDACGGDGALAFSRTARKNKPLIITVQENETVLDDTPDKFNIEALNVQNYWEAIGVIAAHKAGINPNALRKQGIDHLKSHRRLYSARSSGPRPYASSAAQDNVYVHQLV, via the exons ATGGCGCTCCACCTCGCGCGACCGTTCCTGCCCgccggcctcccgccgccgccgcgccgccgccctcctccccggCCACATTCCCTCCGCCCCACCGCCGACGCGCGGTCCCCGTCCTTCAGGAGGCCCTACACGTCCGTCCTGGTGGTCCCCACGGGGGTCGGCGCCGCCGtcgggggcttcgccggcgacgcccTCCCGGTGGCGCgcgccctcgccgccgtcgccgacTGCGTCATCTCCCACCCCAAT GTGCTCAACGCCGCGATGCTCTACTGGCCGATGCCCAATACGCTTTACGTCGAGGGATACGCCCTCGACAGGTTCGCCGAAGGCGCCTGGGCTCTCCAGCCAGTCCACCAGAACAAG GTAGGCTTGGTGCTGGACTCCGGGATCGAGGAGGAGCTCCGGCTCCGGCATTTGCAGGTCGCCGATGCGGCGAGGGCTTCGCTCGGCCTCCCTGTTGTGGAGTACACAGTCACCGATGCTCCTTTGGAG ATCAAGATGTGGTTCGATCCGAAGTGTGGGAAATCAACCGGGAGCGTTGGGAACTCCGGTTCCCTGTTAAGAGCGGTCGACGCGCTAGTGAACCAGGCAGGCGTGAATGCTGTGGCAGTTGTTGCGCGCTTTCCAGACGATGACCCTGAAGATTCAGATTGCTACAGGGAAGGAAAG GGAGTTGATCTGTTAGCCGGAGTTGAAGCAATCATCAGTCACCTAATTGTGAAAGAATTCAAAATTCCTGCTGCTCACGCTCCTGCGGTGTTGCCCCCACCACTCAGCCCATCAGTGTCCCCACGATCTGCTGCTGAAGAG ATTGGTTATACCTTTCTACCATGTGTGCTCGCTGGTTTAAGCACTGCTCCTCAGTATGTGACGAGGAGGCAGGGTACCTTGGACAGTGGTTGCATAGTGGCTAGTGATGTTGATAGTGTGATTCTTCCAAGAGATGCCTGTGGAGGTGATGGTGCTCTTGCCTTTTCTCGAACTGCAAGAAAGAACAAG CCCTTAATCATTACCGTTCAGGAAAATGAGACAGTGCTCGATGACACCCCTGATAAATTCAATATTGAAGCG CTGAATGTCCAGAACTACTGGGAAGCAATTGGAGTTATTGCTGCTCACAAGGCAGGCATCAATCCAAATGCGCTTAGAAAACAAGGAATTGACCATCTTAAGAGCCATCGACGATTGTACTCTGCCCGATCTTCTGGTCCTAGGCCATACGCCTCTTCTGCAGCGCAAGATAATGTATATGTACACCAGTTAGTTTGA
- the LOC119279140 gene encoding transcription repressor MYB4-like has product MGNAYICVTKSWWDQPAKATGGLLAGATTSFSEDEEDLLIKLHALLGNRWPIIAGRLPGRTGEEVEAHWGSPAMRRRTGGADPDGHRALLQALLASSHDQHGEHLQRTVPNQVRDERPGRPTDDSAVSDAGSSRACALSDADSRCLSELNLELTLSTPCSAST; this is encoded by the exons ATGGGCAATGCGTACATTTGTGTGACAAAAAGTTGGTGGGACCAG CCGGCCAAGGCTACAGGGGGACTACTTGCTGGGGCAACGACGAGCTTCTCCGAGGACGAGGAGGACCTCCTCATCAAGTTGCACGCTTTGCTCGGAAACCG CTGGCCCATCATCGCCGGGAGGCTGCCTGGGAGGACGGGCGAGGAGGTGGAGGCCCACTGGGGTTCGCCGGCGATGAGGAGGCGCACGGGCGGCGCCGATCCCGACGGCCATCGTGCACTACTGCAGGCTTTGCTAGCCTCCTCACATGATCAGCACGGCGAGCATCTGCAAAGGACCGTGCCAAACCAAGTACGCGACGAGCGCCCCGGCCGTCCTACCGACGACAGTGCAGTGTCGGACGCCGGAAGCAGCAGAGCCTGCGCATTATCGGACGCCGACAGCAGGTGCCTCTCTGAACTGAACCTGGAGCTCACCCTCTCTACGCCGTGCAGTGCGTCTACTTGA